A stretch of DNA from Equus caballus isolate H_3958 breed thoroughbred chromosome 13, TB-T2T, whole genome shotgun sequence:
GTCCAGTTAGGAGGCTGGTTCATGGCCCAGGTGAGCTGAGAGGAGGGCCTTGCCTGGGCCAGTGGCTGTGGGGATCCCAAGGAGGGACTCGTCCAAGGTGTAAGAGGTAGAAGCCTCACCCGGTGGGGGGTGAAGGCCTGTGACACCCTTCACTGAACCAGTGAGTCCTGCAGGAGGAGGCGGCCAGTGGTGGCAAGAGGTATCTGAGGTGcccagaggcaggcaggcaggcaggcactCCAGGCTGACTGACTGGCTGTAACTGCTATCACAGAGCAGCCAAGGTGCCTCCCTGGTGAGGACAGGGTCCAGCCTTTCCCTCCTGGTTTCCTGTAAGataccccaccaccaccaccctcatcAACGCCTCCAtcaccacccctcacccccaggcaCTTGCTGGTTTGAGACTCTGAAGAAGCTGAGGTGGGGTAGGCCCCCTGATTCCAGCATTCGCTGGCCCGGCTGTGTCCACTATACCTTGAATGAGCCTTTGCTCCTTTCCCCGTCCCCCAGAACTGCCTTAAGGGGCAATGCCAGCCTCCTAGAGGTCCCAGTACCTCCCTGACAAGCCCTCCCTATGTTTCTTCCCCCCTGCTGCAGATGGCGGTGGGACCCCCCGACTGCCCTGTGGGAGGGCCGCTGACCTTCCCTGGCCGAGgttctggggctggggtgggggcagccctAGCCCCACTGCCCCCGCCTAAGATGCCCCCTCCCACGATCCTGAGCGCCGTCCCTCGGCAGATGTTCAGCGATGCGGGCAGCGGGGATGATGCCCTGGACGGGGATGATGACCTGGTGATTGATATCCCGGAGTGACACCCtcctgcccccccgcccccccacctaAGCCCCTGCCCAGCGCCCTCTGTGCTAGCACACACGAGCCCCTAGCTTCCACAGAGACATTTATTGACGCCCAGTTGCCATGCTGCGGCCACTGACACAATCAGAAAAGGCGTAAACATGCACGAATGTCCCCCAGAAGGTGGGCCCCTCACCAGGGAGGCAGGGGCCCTGCCTTCACATCGTGGCCCCATCCAGGAGACAGTTATTTAAATGAGTGGCCAGGAGCATCtgccacctctcagagaggcagAGACCCTGCCGTGGTCCCCTGTTTAAAAGGGCAGCTGTACAGGgctaggttctttttttttttaacgaagaTTCTGTATTAAAGGAGTGGCTCTTTTTTggttctttgtccttttcttttttgggaacATTCTCTTCCTCCGAAACCCCCCTAATCCGACCTCCTCCCTGTGCGGGGAGGGGAACGGGCAgcctggagaggcaggagagaagagCAGCAGCTGGGGCCTTGGGGCAGGGGGCACTGACAGGACTCCCCCTGCAGGTGTGCACAGGATGGGTAGTTTGCATATTTGCGTGTTGTAGCGTGTCAGGCAGGAGGAAGTTTGCATATGTGAATATAGATCTCCACAGTCCCTCACAAGACAGACTGACCCATGGTCACGGAGAGTCTCACGAAATAAGACAGGTAGTGCGGGGTGGGGCATCCACCCCGTGTAAACGTGCAACACACCCGTGCGAAGGTTGGGTACTGGACCCAGCCCTGAGGGGCCTGTGCTGGGCAGCTACTGTCTCACACAGGCTGAAGGCAGAGCCCCGGCCGCTGCGGGCAGCTCACTGGTTAAGGTGTGCCAGCGCTCCAGGGCTGTATCCGGCTGCTGCAGACACTCGCTCCAGTGCTTCTGGGCCTCTCCCCGGGTGCCTGGCCCCAGGGACACGCCACCTGGGGAGTAGGTAGGGGCAGGCAAAGTCAGAGCCCATCTCACTGCCAGTCTGCCCTCCATCAGCCCCACCCAACTGGGCTCCTCCCTCACCGATGAAGTCGTTGGATTTGCCAATGTCATAGTCCCAGACTGTGACTTCCAGAGTCTTGGTAGCCAGAGCGGAGAGCTCCATCTCGTAGAAAAACTCCTGAGACAGGACAAGTCACACCTTACATGAggcgctgcccccacccccacgcccagGCCCCTCAATTTCTGGTCCCTGCCCTGTTTACCTCATTAAATTCCGGATTTAGAGTCTTCTTCTTCACACATGTTTTGTGCTTGGATTTCTTATCCACATCTGGTCTCAGGTACCTGCCAaggagggtgggcaggggtgggggtgtggggcagTCAGGGATAGGCCAGGTCCCAgaggaggatggggcaggggtcaggttccctggggagggaagggtggGCCTCAGGGCAGGGCAAGGGCTCACGTCTTGACATAGGGGTCCGAGTAGCCATTGACATCCATGGCAGCCAGGTGGGCACAGCGCACAATGCCTACCAGCAACCCCTGGCGCTGAGAGCTATAGCTGAGGCTCAGCAGGATGCGCCCGCGCTCTTCCAGTAGCCCCGgcccctgctctgcctgctccagCTGCGGGGCAGACACGCATCAGCCTGCGTCCTCACCACCTTCCACCCACACATGGTCCCTGTGAGGTGCCTCACCTCCCTCAGGTAACAGGAGATCCCCCTCAGCGCTGCCGACATTGAAGAGGGTGAAGCCAGCTGAAGGAGCAAAGAGAAGGTTCTGGAAATCTGGCCTCCTCAGGGCCCCCTCTCCTGGTGCCCTGCAGCCCTGCACTGACCGGGACCTGGCGCTCAAGGCAGATGTTAAAATGCTTCTTCTGTGAAGGCTTGAGGCGGCGGAGGGGTACACGGATCTCCCCGATGAACTCATTGTGACTCAGCTTGTCTTCATCACAGACAGAGATCCTGGTGGGGAACTGCAGGGTCAGGACCCCTTGGGGTACCTGAGCCCCACTTCAGTGTGGGAGAAAGGGCCTCTGACCAAACTCTGAGCACCAGAGGCTGGTCCCAGCTTTTCCTTAAATACTCTATACCCCAGCTGTAAAATAGGCCATCTCACAGGCTTTGTGGTGAGCACCAGGCCTAGACCTTGAGAAAGACGCTTTGATTTGCCCtgttcctctgcccctccctttcCAGCTGCCCAGGCTGTCCCTGGTGCATCAGGACCTGCCACTCTACTTCAGGAAGCCCTCATAAATCTTGAGTACCTCCCCCCGAACTGCCTCCATTCAGGGCCTGGGGACAGGATCCAACTGAATGTGCACAGGGCGTGCAGTGGTGGATGTGGGTCATGGATTCAGGATATAAGAGCTAGAAGGGCCTTGAGGAGTCTTGGGCAGTCGGATGAGGAGCTCACCCCTCCTCTGGAGCTCCTGTCCTTTACTGCGTGGAGCAGGGAGCTAGCTTAGGAGAGACTCCTGAGCCCAGCAATTAAGAAACGATTGCTTTTACTTACATCTGCCCCTTTCTGCAGCCCCCTGCACTTCCTTCTGCTGTGACACTCTTGAGCAGCTGTAGGGAGGGGTTCagttcccagctctgccacttactagcaactctgtgaccttgggcaagtcactcaattcccatctataaaatggagataatgaatACCCACCTCCTAAAGCTATTAGGAGGATCAagtgaaataaatgtaaatgtgcGAAGACTAGGGCTGGGCATgggtaagcactcagtaagtaaTTCAGGCCTCATTCTCTCACATCTGAAATATGGGGCCAGCCTTTCTGGTTTCTGCCCCTGTTCTGCCCTCCAGTCTACCCTACACCCAACACCAAGGTGATCCCTCTGAAAGCTCTGACCATGCCCCTGCCCTGATGCAAACCCTTCCATGGCTCCCTGTTGCccaagaacaaaggaaaagttctCTCAAGCCTGGGTTTTTCTGCCCTTCACTCCACACCAGGGACTACTCTCCCCACAGCTCGACCTCCCTCCTGGAATGATGGAGCAAGTTTCCTGTCCCTGAAGGCTTTACGCCTTAGAGATGTTAGGGAGACATAGGCAACAGAATGGGCAGCCCTCCGCTGCATAGGTCTGACTTAAGTCAGGGCCTCTGAGAAGGGGTCTCTTTGACCAGGGAAAGCTTTCAGAAGGAGGCAGAGCCCCAAATGATGAGTGGGATTTAGgctggcagagagaggaagcagggaacCCTTTCCAGGTGGAAGAGACACAACAGGCAAAAATCAGGAGTAATGAACCCGAGCAGTTAGGATATGGCAGTTCTCTACTGGAGGAGCAGTAGATTATTTGCGGGATGGGAATGCCAGTGAAACATTTTGACCTGCTGCCAAAGGGAATGGGGAGCCACTGATTGTTCTTGAGCATCTGAGAGGGGCTTAATGGGAGGTAGATCAACCAACCAAAGTTCCAGTGACAGCTGTGCAGTTGAGGTGCTGAGCGCTGGAATTCTTGGTAATGGGGAGGACGGAGCCCTCACCTGAGCACCTTGTGAGTGATGTCATCATCTGTGATTCCACTGTACGTCAGGTCCTCGTTCCACACAGGATTCAGCGTGTTCCTCTGAGTCTTAGTTTTTAGCTTATTGGCCTGAGGTGTGGGGATGAAGAGTTCTCAGTACATGTCCCCCAGAGCCACAGAGGCTCAAGGCAGGGGAAGGTTGGGGACAGACCCACAAGCTGGGTCAGGCTGCTGTAGAGGAAAGGCCATTACCTTGCAGGCTCCAGGCAGCAGATGCAGCTTGACATAGGGGTCGGCCAGGCCATTGAAATCCATGGGCTTCAGAccctggagagaaggggaaggaagaaggctATGAgctcccagccctccctccctctctctgcagAGTGGATCCTTGGGATGGGGAGAACCAAGAAGAAAGGTACTAGAGGGtgtaggggtggggggagcaggggtctggcctggggaagggaggggaggatggaAACTCACCCCTCCCAGGGGAGGAGGCAAACAGGGACCGGGCTTGGGAGGCAGGGAGTGCCTACCTTGGCCCTGAGGATACTACAGTGCAGAGTGCAGGAGGCCTGGTCGTAGAGAAGGTCAAACTCCAGCGTGCCCAGGGCGGCTGGAGAAGAGGGAAGATGGAGCCTAAGTCAGTGTGTAAACTGACAGGTGTGTGTGAGAGACCGGTGGGCAGGCTGGCtgaatgctgtgtgtgtgtgtgtgtgtgtgtgtgtgtgtgtgtgtgtgtgtctgtcagCCTACAAGTATGTGTGCGTCTGGGTCCCTGGCTGGGCTGCAGTTGAGGCTATGTGGGTGGTTGAGTGTCTCAGCAGAAATAATGAATATTGAGCTGTGCTGAAGCTGTAATCTCCACCCTGACTGCAGCTGTGGCGGCAGTTCCCGCCGCCTCCCCCCAACAAGGCCCCATCCCCTTCCCACAAGCCTGGAGGCCCCCCGTTAGCACCCTGAGCCCTTCAAGCCCTCAGACTCACTGGTATCATCCGAGTCATAGCTGTCCACCTCAGCACCATCCTCGGGCGTGGTGGCCCCAAGGAGGGCTGCAGggggggccagggccagggggGCCAGGTGAGCAGGGGCCTCCCCGGAGCCCTTGCCACCCCCTTCGGGTCCTGGTCCCCGGCGGGGGAAGTAGTCAGAGATCTGGCGGATGGGCCGGATGGGCCCAGGGCACACGTTGATGGCCATGTGCTCTTGGATGTTGATGGTCATACGGTCGCCCCTGCGGCCCCTCATGCAGCACCcctggctgggggagggaggttCAAGAGAGTGTGAGCCGGGGGCTGACTCCTCATACCTATCATCCGCTGGCTGAGGGCCAGGTGGCAACCTGCCAGGTCTGTGGGGCCCTCACTGGCCTCCCTTCCTAggtgtggagggagagggcagcctGTGCTAGCTGATGGGCGAGCAGGAG
This window harbors:
- the DOC2A gene encoding double C2-like domain-containing protein alpha is translated as MRGRRGDRMTINIQEHMAINVCPGPIRPIRQISDYFPRRGPGPEGGGKGSGEAPAHLAPLALAPPAALLGATTPEDGAEVDSYDSDDTTALGTLEFDLLYDQASCTLHCSILRAKGLKPMDFNGLADPYVKLHLLPGACKANKLKTKTQRNTLNPVWNEDLTYSGITDDDITHKVLRISVCDEDKLSHNEFIGEIRVPLRRLKPSQKKHFNICLERQVPLASPSSMSAALRGISCYLRELEQAEQGPGLLEERGRILLSLSYSSQRQGLLVGIVRCAHLAAMDVNGYSDPYVKTYLRPDVDKKSKHKTCVKKKTLNPEFNEEFFYEMELSALATKTLEVTVWDYDIGKSNDFIGGVSLGPGTRGEAQKHWSECLQQPDTALERWHTLTSELPAAAGALPSACVRQ